A region from the Hydrogenimonas sp. genome encodes:
- a CDS encoding transmembrane transport protein codes for MAAAGSAVGLGNIWKFPYMTGEYGGGAFVLVYLVTIAFVGFSVMVAEMLIGALGRRDTVGSFERLAPPDKKGWKYAGFMGFNGLIIMTFYSVVIGWIFYYLFKLMSGLPDSTDAAKATFDNLIANEAGIQIFWHTVAALIVTYVVYRGIKGGIEKINLILMPALMAILFGMLFYSFSLDGFSKAFSFMFEPDWSKLNSEAIVRAVGHSFFTLSLGMGAIMTYAASLPKNASITQTAFIVTFMDTLIALVAGLVIYTFLFQEGAPAAQGPGLVFISLPVVLSNFGYIGTFLALLFFLALSFAGLTSAVSLVEPVVQYLIDRFDTTRFKAVLIAGSAYYLVGIGALLSYTKAWGDIFSIGGKPLFDILEYTTDSILLPLGGLLIAVFAGYVLQKERVRSALEHEMGERFYAVWRFSIRYVAPVALIFMMLNLMGILKI; via the coding sequence ATGGCGGCGGCAGGCTCTGCCGTAGGGCTTGGAAACATATGGAAGTTCCCCTATATGACCGGCGAGTACGGCGGCGGAGCTTTCGTGCTGGTCTATCTCGTCACCATCGCCTTTGTAGGCTTTTCGGTAATGGTGGCGGAGATGCTCATAGGGGCCCTTGGACGACGCGACACGGTAGGAAGTTTCGAGCGGCTTGCTCCGCCGGATAAAAAGGGGTGGAAGTATGCCGGATTCATGGGCTTCAACGGCCTTATAATCATGACCTTCTACTCGGTTGTCATAGGCTGGATTTTCTACTACCTCTTCAAACTCATGAGCGGCCTCCCCGACTCTACCGATGCGGCGAAAGCCACATTCGACAACCTGATCGCCAACGAAGCCGGCATCCAGATCTTCTGGCACACGGTCGCCGCTCTTATAGTGACCTATGTCGTATACCGGGGTATCAAGGGAGGTATAGAGAAGATAAACCTCATCCTTATGCCTGCTCTTATGGCGATACTCTTTGGGATGCTCTTTTACTCCTTCAGCCTCGACGGTTTCTCAAAAGCCTTCTCGTTCATGTTCGAGCCGGACTGGAGCAAACTCAACTCCGAGGCAATAGTCCGAGCCGTAGGCCACTCATTCTTTACCCTCTCCCTCGGAATGGGAGCCATTATGACATACGCGGCCTCACTCCCCAAAAATGCCAGTATAACCCAAACCGCTTTCATCGTCACCTTCATGGATACACTGATAGCCCTGGTTGCCGGGCTTGTGATATACACCTTCCTCTTTCAGGAGGGGGCACCGGCGGCACAGGGCCCCGGGTTGGTCTTCATATCTCTTCCTGTGGTCCTCTCAAACTTCGGGTATATTGGAACGTTTCTGGCACTTCTTTTTTTTCTGGCACTCTCGTTCGCCGGACTCACTTCCGCCGTCTCGCTGGTGGAGCCGGTAGTCCAGTACCTGATCGACCGTTTCGATACCACGCGTTTCAAGGCGGTACTGATCGCCGGTTCCGCCTACTATCTTGTCGGCATAGGAGCCCTCTTGAGCTATACGAAAGCGTGGGGTGATATTTTCTCTATCGGTGGGAAGCCGCTATTCGATATTCTGGAGTACACTACCGACTCCATTCTTCTGCCGCTGGGCGGACTTTTGATTGCCGTTTTTGCGGGGTATGTTCTGCAGAAAGAGAGGGTGCGCTCGGCCCTGGAGCATGAGATGGGCGAAAGATTCTATGCCGTTTGGCGCTTCAGCATACGCTATGTGGCACCTGTCGCCCTGATCTTCATGATGCTCAACCTGATGGGAATATTGAAAATCTGA
- a CDS encoding heat shock protein Hsp20 yields the protein MLMTRFDPFAEIRELEKRLLGATELPAKGEKEVVNAFLPTVNTREDENAYVVEVDLPGVKKEDIKVNIDQEKRTLTISGERKFKDEVKKEDYYKIESSYGKFMRTFSLPENVDAENIDAKTEDGVLVITLPKVKKEEKEVKEIPVK from the coding sequence ATGCTGATGACCAGATTCGATCCGTTCGCAGAAATCAGGGAACTCGAGAAACGACTTCTCGGAGCCACAGAGCTTCCTGCAAAAGGAGAGAAAGAGGTGGTAAACGCATTTCTCCCCACTGTAAATACAAGGGAGGATGAGAATGCGTATGTTGTCGAAGTTGACCTTCCAGGTGTCAAGAAAGAGGATATCAAGGTAAACATCGACCAGGAGAAACGTACACTGACCATCTCCGGAGAGAGAAAGTTCAAAGATGAAGTCAAAAAAGAGGACTACTACAAAATCGAGTCCAGCTACGGCAAGTTTATGAGAACCTTCTCTCTACCTGAAAACGTCGATGCCGAGAATATCGATGCCAAAACCGAAGACGGTGTTCTTGTCATAACACTGCCGAAGGTGAAAAAAGAGGAGAAAGAGGTCAAAGAGATTCCTGTAAAATAA
- a CDS encoding undecaprenyl-phosphate N-acetylglucosaminyl 1-phosphate transferase → MEFLQFSNFIELAWWAFLLSLTTNLLVIRLSHRYSLFIDSHTEAKPQRFHELPTPRAGGIGIVTGLIFLIFNPLGWNLVISVVLAFLSGIFEDFHKTLSPKTRLLLQLTAAFSAILLTDAVVTYIGLGIELPYYIALPFSAFAIVGVMNAVNIIDGFNGLAGGVVLLILLSFGITAYSVGEVEVLQLNTLIIASLMGFLVLNFPKGLIFLGDGGAYLLGFLIALSGIFLASNYESVSPWYILCTLIYPVWEVIFSIIRKNREGKSPMEPDAYHLHMLINRHITRNNPLTALFIVSMCAPFTLLPILYHNNSWANLTTALLFIALYTLLYRKLIAMERGSSNPNLEIE, encoded by the coding sequence TTGGAGTTCCTGCAGTTTTCGAACTTTATAGAGCTTGCGTGGTGGGCATTTCTTCTGTCGCTCACCACCAATCTTCTTGTCATACGACTCTCCCACCGCTACTCTCTCTTTATAGACTCACACACAGAGGCAAAACCGCAGCGCTTCCATGAGCTTCCTACCCCCAGAGCGGGAGGTATCGGTATAGTCACGGGGCTGATCTTTCTGATCTTCAACCCCCTTGGATGGAATCTCGTCATTTCCGTAGTGCTCGCATTTTTGAGCGGTATATTCGAAGATTTCCACAAAACACTTTCGCCCAAAACCAGGCTGCTGCTTCAGCTTACGGCAGCATTCAGCGCAATCTTACTGACTGATGCGGTAGTCACCTACATCGGTCTAGGTATAGAACTCCCCTACTATATCGCCCTGCCCTTCAGCGCTTTCGCGATCGTAGGTGTCATGAACGCTGTAAACATAATAGACGGTTTCAACGGCCTTGCCGGGGGGGTAGTGCTGCTTATTCTGCTCTCGTTCGGCATAACCGCCTACAGCGTGGGAGAAGTGGAGGTACTGCAGCTCAACACCCTGATTATCGCATCGCTGATGGGTTTTTTGGTGCTGAATTTTCCGAAAGGGCTCATCTTTCTGGGTGACGGAGGGGCGTATCTGCTGGGATTTCTCATAGCCCTTTCCGGAATATTCCTCGCCAGCAACTACGAGAGCGTAAGCCCCTGGTATATACTCTGCACCCTCATCTACCCGGTATGGGAGGTGATATTTTCCATCATAAGAAAAAATAGGGAAGGAAAGTCACCGATGGAGCCTGATGCCTACCATCTGCATATGCTGATCAACCGCCATATAACACGCAACAATCCTCTTACGGCGCTTTTCATCGTATCGATGTGTGCACCTTTCACTCTTCTACCGATCCTCTACCACAACAACTCCTGGGCGAATCTGACGACAGCCCTCCTCTTCATAGCGCTCTACACTCTTCTCTACAGAAAACTGATAGCTATGGAGAGAGGCTCATCTAACCCAAATCTCGAAATAGAATAG
- a CDS encoding oligosaccharyltransferase PglB, whose protein sequence is MNSNKTVDEKIDLKYLLLLMALAYIFSIAVRMIWVHWASGIPEFYWNGQIMINTNDGYYFASGVQKELFGTLQHNPRVPDIWMTATVTLSYFAAKFLPFSLDTVILYMPAVISGLVVIPVILIGRLYGMTILGFFAALLAAVGWSYYNRTMIGYYDSDMFSAMAPMFIVYFLLGAVKTRKLEFALAAAFMFAIYPYLYNSGRAMILAIGVMYILYMIVFHRREEGVYRLIALAIAGALAIYLPLKLLLLAVLYLLFKRGLVPDRFVEYFAYAVIALFLFTGNMFDFAYNQFMSYLSRGVEEEGLKFLQVSQTIREAGKIPFEMLAWRISGSVPGFLIAIAGYLLLLWRNRSFVITLPLMGIGIFALWGGLRFTVYAVPVAAIGALYLLYVIASYMKERRYQYLFMALGTALLLYPNIKHVMGYKVPTVFNKYEVKVLDALKKRGSDKDYVIAWWDYGYPIWYYGNKNTLIDGGKHSHDNFIVSEILTTDSQLEAARLSRVAVETYVSSNYKTVADTLFRNGKPDQINPGEYLERLKYEETFELPKKSREVYLYLPWRMSRIFSTVKAFSARDLVSGKRTDNPLYTTMVVAQNGKKMIIFDNDIRLDKEKGLVIIGKQKIPMKSFITVEMLKNGKTKVSAQEIYPESRLSLLFAKSYNTFILLDEKTLRSNYIQMFFFDRYDPELFEPVVMSPWAKVYRVRL, encoded by the coding sequence GTGAACAGCAACAAAACAGTCGACGAAAAGATCGATTTGAAGTATCTTCTGCTTCTTATGGCGCTGGCATATATTTTCAGCATAGCCGTAAGGATGATCTGGGTCCACTGGGCCTCTGGTATTCCCGAGTTCTACTGGAACGGGCAGATAATGATAAACACCAACGACGGCTACTACTTCGCCAGCGGTGTACAGAAAGAGCTTTTCGGAACCCTTCAGCACAACCCCAGGGTTCCCGATATATGGATGACCGCAACCGTAACGCTCAGCTATTTTGCGGCCAAGTTTCTTCCTTTCTCTCTCGATACGGTTATTTTGTATATGCCCGCGGTCATATCCGGTCTGGTCGTAATCCCCGTCATTCTCATAGGGCGTCTTTACGGAATGACGATTCTCGGCTTCTTCGCGGCTCTTCTGGCGGCTGTCGGGTGGAGCTACTACAACAGGACGATGATAGGCTACTACGACAGCGATATGTTCTCGGCGATGGCGCCGATGTTTATCGTCTATTTTCTGCTGGGCGCCGTAAAGACCAGAAAGCTGGAGTTCGCTCTGGCGGCCGCCTTTATGTTCGCCATCTACCCGTACCTCTACAACTCCGGCCGGGCGATGATTCTGGCCATAGGGGTCATGTACATTCTCTATATGATCGTTTTCCATAGGAGAGAGGAGGGGGTTTACCGGCTTATAGCGCTCGCTATAGCCGGAGCGCTCGCGATCTATCTGCCGCTGAAGCTCCTGCTGCTTGCGGTGCTCTATCTCCTTTTCAAAAGGGGACTCGTTCCGGACAGATTTGTCGAGTACTTTGCATATGCGGTCATAGCTCTCTTTCTTTTTACCGGGAATATGTTCGATTTCGCCTACAACCAGTTCATGAGCTACCTCAGCCGCGGTGTTGAGGAGGAGGGGCTGAAGTTTTTGCAGGTCTCACAGACGATAAGAGAGGCCGGAAAGATACCTTTCGAGATGCTGGCATGGAGAATATCGGGCTCCGTTCCGGGCTTTCTGATCGCTATTGCGGGATATCTGCTGCTTCTTTGGCGAAACAGATCTTTCGTCATAACTCTCCCGCTGATGGGCATAGGTATATTCGCACTCTGGGGAGGTCTGCGCTTTACGGTCTATGCAGTACCTGTAGCCGCTATAGGGGCCCTCTATCTTCTTTATGTGATAGCCTCATATATGAAAGAGAGAAGGTATCAGTACCTCTTTATGGCTCTGGGCACCGCTCTGCTTCTCTATCCCAACATAAAGCATGTTATGGGATACAAGGTTCCCACCGTATTCAACAAATATGAAGTGAAAGTCCTTGACGCCCTGAAGAAGAGAGGCAGCGACAAAGATTATGTCATAGCGTGGTGGGACTACGGGTACCCCATCTGGTATTATGGAAACAAGAACACCCTTATAGACGGAGGCAAGCATAGTCACGACAACTTCATAGTCTCCGAAATATTGACTACAGATTCACAACTGGAGGCTGCGAGGCTTTCTAGAGTTGCGGTTGAGACATATGTCTCATCGAACTACAAAACCGTCGCCGATACACTTTTTAGAAACGGTAAGCCGGACCAGATCAACCCCGGTGAGTATCTAGAGAGGCTGAAATATGAGGAAACGTTCGAACTGCCCAAAAAGAGCAGAGAGGTATATCTCTACCTTCCATGGCGTATGAGCCGCATATTCTCGACGGTAAAGGCTTTCAGTGCGAGGGATCTGGTAAGCGGCAAGAGAACGGACAACCCGCTATATACTACGATGGTTGTTGCGCAAAACGGCAAAAAGATGATCATTTTCGACAATGACATCCGTCTCGACAAGGAGAAGGGGCTCGTTATTATCGGAAAGCAGAAGATACCTATGAAGAGTTTCATAACAGTCGAGATGCTGAAAAACGGGAAGACAAAGGTTTCCGCCCAGGAGATCTACCCCGAAAGCAGACTATCTCTGCTCTTCGCGAAGAGCTACAACACTTTTATACTGCTGGATGAGAAGACGCTCAGATCGAACTATATACAGATGTTCTTTTTCGACCGATACGATCCCGAGCTTTTCGAGCCGGTCGTGATGAGCCCCTGGGCCAAAGTCTACAGGGTCAGGCTTTAG
- a CDS encoding dihydroxy-acid dehydratase, translated as MRSDIIKKGFERAPHRSLLRATGLKDEDFDKPFIGVANSYIDIIPGHFFLQEYGRIVKEAIREAGGVPFEFNTIGVDDGIAMGHDGMLYSLPSREIIADSIETVMNAHKLDALICIPNCDKIVPGMVMGALRVNVPTIFVSGGPMKAGRLKDGTPIDLATAFEAVGEHAKGKISDEQLYEIECEACPSGGSCSGMFTANSMNTLCEAMGIALPGNGTVLAMTEERLEMVRTAAKRVVELAKAEGPNIREVLNEKAVNNAFVVDMAMGGSTNTVLHMMAIAKEAEVDFDLKKINELSDKVANIAKISPSLTTVHMEDINRAGGVNAVMKEISKRGDVLKLDAITVTGETIGERIKDAEIKDTSIIHTIDNPYSEVGGLSILYGNLAEEGAVVKSAGIDPHMRRFRGPAVCFDSQPEAIAGIMGGKVKEGDVVVIRYEGPKGGPGMQEMLAPTSLIMGMGLGDKVALITDGRFSGATRGASIGHVSPEAAEGGVIGLLKDGDMIELDVDAHILRVDLSDEELERRKKEWSPKKKEIPSKWLKRYSLLVSNAANGAVLKTEC; from the coding sequence ATGCGCAGCGATATAATAAAAAAGGGGTTCGAACGTGCACCCCACCGCAGTCTCCTGCGGGCGACAGGTCTTAAAGACGAGGATTTCGACAAGCCGTTTATCGGGGTGGCCAACAGCTATATAGATATAATCCCCGGACACTTCTTTCTGCAGGAGTACGGACGTATAGTCAAAGAGGCGATAAGAGAGGCGGGCGGAGTACCTTTTGAATTCAACACTATCGGGGTCGACGACGGTATAGCGATGGGGCATGACGGTATGCTCTACAGCCTGCCGAGCCGTGAAATCATTGCAGACAGCATCGAGACGGTCATGAACGCCCACAAGCTCGACGCACTTATCTGCATCCCAAACTGTGACAAGATTGTACCGGGAATGGTTATGGGGGCTCTGCGCGTCAACGTACCGACCATATTCGTATCGGGAGGCCCGATGAAGGCCGGACGCCTCAAGGACGGCACACCTATAGATCTCGCCACTGCTTTCGAAGCCGTGGGAGAACATGCTAAAGGCAAGATAAGCGACGAACAGCTCTACGAGATAGAGTGTGAAGCGTGCCCCAGCGGCGGCTCATGCTCCGGAATGTTTACGGCCAACTCCATGAATACCCTCTGCGAAGCGATGGGGATAGCTCTGCCCGGCAACGGAACCGTCCTGGCCATGACGGAAGAGCGACTCGAGATGGTGCGCACGGCCGCGAAGCGTGTAGTGGAGCTGGCCAAAGCGGAGGGGCCGAACATCCGCGAAGTTTTGAACGAGAAGGCCGTCAACAACGCATTCGTTGTCGATATGGCGATGGGAGGAAGTACAAATACGGTACTCCATATGATGGCGATAGCCAAAGAGGCGGAGGTGGATTTCGACCTGAAGAAGATCAACGAACTTAGCGACAAAGTGGCCAATATAGCGAAAATTTCACCCTCATTAACGACTGTTCATATGGAAGATATAAACCGTGCCGGTGGCGTCAACGCTGTTATGAAAGAGATAAGCAAGCGGGGGGACGTGCTGAAGCTCGACGCTATTACGGTAACCGGTGAAACCATCGGGGAGCGGATAAAAGATGCCGAGATAAAGGATACATCGATCATACACACCATCGACAACCCTTACAGCGAGGTGGGCGGGCTCTCCATACTCTACGGAAACCTGGCCGAGGAGGGAGCCGTGGTCAAGAGTGCCGGGATCGATCCGCATATGCGTAGATTCAGGGGGCCTGCGGTATGTTTCGACAGCCAGCCCGAAGCTATCGCCGGAATCATGGGAGGGAAGGTGAAAGAGGGTGATGTCGTGGTCATTCGCTACGAAGGACCCAAAGGGGGGCCGGGAATGCAGGAGATGCTCGCACCGACCAGCCTCATAATGGGGATGGGTCTCGGCGACAAAGTGGCCCTCATAACCGACGGGCGCTTCAGCGGTGCTACGCGCGGTGCCTCCATAGGCCATGTAAGCCCCGAAGCCGCGGAAGGGGGCGTCATAGGGCTGCTCAAAGACGGTGACATGATAGAGCTCGATGTGGATGCCCATATTCTGCGGGTGGACCTGAGCGACGAAGAGCTCGAGCGGCGCAAAAAGGAGTGGAGCCCGAAAAAGAAAGAGATACCGAGCAAGTGGCTCAAGCGCTACAGTCTGCTCGTCTCGAACGCCGCCAACGGAGCGGTGCTGAAAACGGAGTGTTAA
- a CDS encoding probable short chain dehydrogenase, which produces MVKKIFITGTNSGIGRALAEYYLENGATVFGIGRKSRSAIEHRRFRYLSLDLLMLEKIAPALRELLEGVSAIDIAVLNAGVLGEIKDMSKSGLYEIEEVMRINVWANKVIIDTVAAMGLHTKQIVGISSGAAVNASRGWGGYSLSKSTLNTLLKLYSKEMPETHFTALAPGVVDTPMVRYITEEVDEERFPSAGRLKNGPIQKPEVAAERVAKAFEKAKEFESGSFLDVRDMKL; this is translated from the coding sequence ATGGTGAAAAAGATCTTCATAACCGGTACCAACTCCGGAATAGGCAGGGCGCTCGCCGAGTACTATCTTGAAAACGGCGCTACGGTATTCGGCATAGGCAGAAAGAGTCGCTCCGCAATCGAACATCGCCGCTTCAGATATCTAAGCCTCGACCTGCTGATGCTAGAGAAGATCGCTCCTGCACTGAGAGAACTGCTGGAAGGTGTCTCCGCTATAGATATCGCCGTGCTGAACGCGGGGGTGCTTGGAGAGATAAAAGATATGTCTAAGAGCGGTCTCTACGAGATAGAGGAGGTTATGCGAATCAACGTCTGGGCCAACAAAGTTATCATCGATACCGTTGCCGCCATGGGTTTGCATACGAAGCAGATAGTGGGAATCTCCTCCGGAGCGGCAGTTAACGCCTCCAGGGGATGGGGCGGCTACTCACTCTCCAAGTCGACGCTCAACACGCTTTTGAAACTCTACAGCAAGGAGATGCCGGAGACGCACTTCACGGCACTCGCACCGGGAGTTGTAGACACGCCGATGGTCAGGTATATTACGGAAGAGGTGGACGAAGAGAGATTTCCATCGGCCGGAAGGCTCAAAAACGGACCTATTCAAAAGCCTGAAGTCGCGGCTGAAAGGGTAGCCAAAGCGTTTGAAAAAGCGAAAGAGTTTGAGAGCGGGTCGTTTCTGGATGTAAGAGATATGAAGCTTTGA
- a CDS encoding phage integrase, which yields MPFQEFKGNGHEKKQYNKAGYFVRNNTIHVQGSINGRFYRISTKKPATRANIAWVKRNAQDVLSKLVGMPSEPNEEILFEDFALLSLESSAMDRKESTNRKYFGDFQRHILPHFQGWKLYEIRPMDLKMWQVKLLKSGLSGKYVMNIRHVFRGILQDAFVNEIIDKNPFDRVKAPRIVKPEINSFSLEEVQILINRAQGWFKHYLTTAFFTGMRIGELLALKWEDVNWEKEYISISRAVSRGTISTPKTENSVRIVDMLPIVSKAMKAQYLLTGLENSYIFLNQYGKNFTQYEKIVRYHWKPLLRSCGLNYRVLYQTRHTFASIMLQQGEEIPWVSAMMGHKDIHTTLTRYSRYIPRERRKRAGFIENLDLKVG from the coding sequence GTGCCGTTTCAAGAATTCAAAGGAAACGGCCATGAAAAGAAGCAGTACAACAAAGCCGGCTATTTCGTACGCAATAACACTATTCATGTTCAAGGTAGCATAAATGGAAGGTTTTACCGAATTAGTACGAAAAAACCGGCCACACGGGCAAATATTGCCTGGGTTAAACGAAATGCCCAGGATGTTCTTTCAAAACTTGTCGGCATGCCTTCTGAACCCAACGAGGAAATTCTCTTCGAGGACTTCGCCCTTTTATCGTTGGAATCTAGTGCAATGGACCGAAAGGAGAGTACCAACCGAAAATATTTCGGTGACTTCCAAAGGCATATATTACCACATTTTCAGGGATGGAAACTTTACGAGATCCGGCCAATGGATCTTAAAATGTGGCAAGTAAAACTTCTAAAGTCCGGTCTCAGCGGCAAATATGTCATGAATATTCGTCATGTATTCCGTGGCATATTGCAGGATGCTTTCGTCAATGAAATTATCGACAAGAATCCCTTCGATCGGGTCAAAGCTCCCAGGATTGTCAAACCTGAAATCAATTCTTTCAGCTTGGAAGAGGTGCAAATTCTTATCAATCGGGCCCAGGGATGGTTTAAGCACTATCTTACGACAGCGTTTTTTACCGGAATGCGTATCGGGGAATTGTTGGCTCTGAAATGGGAAGATGTTAACTGGGAAAAAGAATATATCTCCATCTCCAGAGCGGTTAGTCGCGGAACGATCAGCACGCCCAAAACCGAAAACAGTGTGCGTATAGTGGATATGCTCCCCATTGTTTCCAAAGCAATGAAAGCGCAATATCTACTTACAGGACTGGAAAACAGTTACATTTTTCTCAATCAATACGGGAAAAATTTTACCCAATACGAAAAGATCGTACGGTATCACTGGAAGCCATTGCTTCGATCATGCGGTTTGAATTACAGGGTTCTGTATCAAACACGCCACACTTTCGCTTCTATTATGCTTCAGCAGGGCGAAGAAATTCCCTGGGTTTCTGCCATGATGGGCCACAAAGATATTCATACAACATTGACCCGTTATTCGAGGTATATACCAAGAGAAAGGAGGAAACGCGCCGGATTTATAGAAAATCTTGACTTGAAAGTCGGGTAA
- a CDS encoding thiazole biosynthesis protein ThiG, producing MSDILKIGNYEFASRLIVGSGKYPDFQTTKDATLASGAEMITVAVRRVNITNPDEENLMDYFRETNVKFLPNSAGCTTADDAITLFRLTREATGIDLIKLEVIGDTQKTLYPDVIETIKACEVLSREGFTVMAYTNDDPIIAKRLEDAGAAAVMPLAAPIGSGLGVQNRYNVVFVREAVSVPVIVDAGIGQASDAAAAMELGADAVLTNTAIAQAKEPIVMAEAMKHAVIAGRMSYLAGRIPKRPYATASSPVDGMIQF from the coding sequence ATGAGCGATATACTCAAAATAGGAAATTATGAATTTGCAAGCCGTCTGATTGTAGGAAGCGGAAAGTATCCCGATTTTCAGACAACGAAAGATGCGACACTCGCGAGCGGTGCCGAGATGATTACCGTCGCCGTAAGACGAGTCAACATAACCAACCCCGACGAAGAGAACCTGATGGACTACTTCAGGGAGACGAATGTCAAATTTCTCCCAAACAGTGCCGGGTGCACCACGGCGGACGATGCGATCACCCTCTTCCGCCTGACAAGAGAGGCTACAGGCATAGACCTTATCAAGCTGGAGGTTATAGGGGACACGCAAAAGACACTCTACCCGGATGTCATAGAGACCATAAAGGCGTGCGAAGTCCTCTCCAGGGAGGGGTTCACGGTTATGGCATATACGAACGACGACCCGATAATCGCAAAGAGGCTTGAAGATGCCGGCGCGGCGGCCGTAATGCCGCTTGCCGCACCCATAGGAAGCGGACTTGGTGTCCAAAACAGGTATAATGTCGTATTCGTACGCGAGGCGGTCAGTGTACCGGTAATTGTGGATGCCGGAATAGGTCAGGCGAGCGATGCCGCAGCAGCCATGGAACTTGGGGCGGACGCAGTTTTGACAAATACGGCCATAGCGCAGGCGAAGGAGCCTATCGTCATGGCGGAGGCTATGAAGCATGCCGTTATCGCCGGACGTATGAGCTATCTTGCCGGAAGGATTCCGAAGCGGCCGTATGCGACGGCCTCCAGCCCCGTAGACGGCATGATTCAGTTTTAA
- a CDS encoding phage replication protein, which translates to MAYRKKFLSVTICLSNQSLPKLKRLKSKSLLHWGRQAMIKQVKNGQQLQIVTPLAAERIAGDGLLTTYKKVVDISQQGKQQIIHYGLSQNDYNEVQRKLKTQRDFLRYSYLYDTLQEKKLPLESIVISAYHNPDRYYAEIQNRVNTLVEEATRRGLVPIFMTLTLPGEYHRMKQTKFRKMIANPCYNGTSPAEAVKVLTKLFAKLRQDRSLKELSKEERIYYRVNEPHKDGTPHTHILMYIPADRVDRVIRAFNRLFDPSANDIQTDINDASAYVMKYINKTLPLSKKEKLSESERYLNAWYSKHRIIRFNSSRTLAPLKIYRLLYRRFSLRALTKLCRNKELSIFVPVDDENKIMEIFDGDELLYMRNENFRINRIGRAEREYLRAA; encoded by the coding sequence ATGGCGTATCGGAAGAAGTTTCTATCGGTCACTATCTGCTTATCCAATCAATCATTGCCGAAATTGAAAAGATTAAAGTCCAAATCGCTGTTACATTGGGGGAGGCAGGCAATGATTAAACAAGTAAAAAATGGCCAGCAACTGCAAATCGTGACGCCGCTTGCGGCGGAACGAATTGCAGGGGATGGCCTCTTGACTACTTATAAAAAAGTTGTGGACATTTCACAACAAGGCAAACAGCAAATCATCCATTATGGCCTCAGTCAAAACGACTACAACGAGGTTCAACGGAAGCTAAAAACTCAGCGTGATTTCCTTCGATACAGCTATCTCTACGATACACTCCAGGAAAAGAAGCTTCCGTTGGAAAGTATCGTAATCTCGGCCTACCACAACCCGGACCGATATTACGCCGAAATTCAAAACCGTGTTAATACCTTGGTGGAAGAGGCGACGCGCCGGGGACTTGTCCCGATCTTCATGACGCTGACGCTTCCGGGCGAATATCACCGGATGAAGCAGACAAAATTCAGGAAGATGATTGCCAACCCCTGCTATAACGGCACATCTCCTGCCGAAGCGGTCAAAGTGCTTACGAAGCTATTTGCAAAACTTCGCCAAGATCGTTCGCTCAAAGAGCTTTCCAAAGAGGAACGCATCTATTACCGGGTGAATGAGCCTCATAAAGATGGCACGCCGCACACCCACATTCTGATGTATATTCCCGCCGATAGGGTTGATCGTGTCATCAGAGCTTTCAATCGGCTCTTCGACCCGTCGGCAAACGACATCCAAACCGACATCAATGACGCTTCGGCTTACGTCATGAAGTACATCAACAAAACGCTCCCCCTCTCCAAAAAGGAGAAACTCAGCGAATCGGAACGTTATCTCAATGCCTGGTATAGCAAGCATCGGATTATCCGCTTCAACAGTAGCAGAACCCTAGCCCCGCTAAAAATCTATAGGCTTCTATATCGCCGCTTCTCGCTACGTGCACTAACGAAACTGTGTCGAAACAAAGAACTGAGCATCTTTGTTCCTGTTGATGACGAAAACAAGATCATGGAGATATTCGATGGCGATGAGCTACTCTATATGCGGAATGAAAACTTTAGAATCAATCGCATCGGCCGTGCTGAAAGAGAATATCTAAGGGCGGCATGA